One Phocoena sinus isolate mPhoSin1 chromosome 13, mPhoSin1.pri, whole genome shotgun sequence DNA segment encodes these proteins:
- the FAHD2A gene encoding fumarylacetoacetate hydrolase domain-containing protein 2A isoform X1, with amino-acid sequence MLVSGRRRLAALLQAQPWPFQPSRDMRLVQFQAPHLMGPHLGLEPGNGGGVINLSAFDPTLPKTMIEFLGQGEAALSVAKRALAAQLPVLPRSDVTFLAPVTRPDKVVCVGMNYVDHCKEQNVPVPKEPIIFSKFSSSIVGPYDEVVLPPESQEVDWEVEMAVVIGKKGKHIKATDAMAHVAGFTVAHDVSARDWQMRRNGKQWLLGKTFDTFCPLGPALVTKDSVADPHNLKICCRVNGEVVQSSNTNQMVFKTEELIAWVSQFVTLFPGDVILTGTPPGVGVFRKPPVFLKKGDEVQCEIEELGVIVNKVV; translated from the exons ATGCTGGTCTCTGGTAGAAGGCGGCTCGCGGCTCTGCTGCAGGCTCAGCCTTGGCCCTTTCAGCCCTCCAGAGACATGAGACTGGTGCAGTTCCAGGCACCCCACCTGATGGGACCTCATCTGGGCCTGGAGCCAGGGAATGGTGGAGGTGTCATCAACCTCAGCGCCTTTGACCCCACACTGCCCAAGACGATGATAGAGttcctggggcagggagaggccgCGCTCTCAGTGGCAAAGAG AGCCCTGGCTGCCCAGTTGCCAGTCCTGCCACGGTCAGACGTGACATTCCTGGCCCCAGTTACACGGCCAGACAAGGTGGTGTGCGTGGGCATGAACTATGTGGACCACTGCAAAGAGCAGAACGTGCCCGTGCCCAAGGAGCCCATCATCTTCAGCAAGTTTTCCAGCTCCATCGTGGGGCCCTACGACGAGGTCGTCCTCCCTCCTGAGAGTCAG GAGGTGGACTGGGAGGTGGAGATGGCTGTGGTCATTGGAAAGAAAGGCAAGCACATCAAG GCCACAGATGCCATGGCCCATGTGGCTGGCTTCACTGTGGCACATGACGTGAGTGCTCGCGACTGGCAAATGAGACGCAATGGAAAGCAGTGGCTGCTGGGAAAAACCTTTGACACCTTCTGCCCCCTGGGCCCTGCCTTGGTGACCAAGGACAGTGTAGCAG ATCCACACAACTTAAAGATCTGCTGCCGAGTGAATGGGGAGGTGGTCCAGAGTAGCAACACCAACCAGATGGTGTTTAAGACAGAAGAGCTAATAGCCTGGGTCTCCCA GTTCGTCACTCTTTTCCCAGGGGACGTCATCCTGACCGGGACCCCCCCAGGTGTTGGTGTATTCAGAAAACCTCCTGTCTTTCTCAAG AAGGGCGATGAAGTCCAGTGTGAGATCGAGGAACTAGGTGTCATCGTCAACAAGGTGGTGTGA
- the FAHD2A gene encoding fumarylacetoacetate hydrolase domain-containing protein 2A isoform X3, whose product MLVSGRRRLAALLQAQPWPFQPSRDMRLVQFQAPHLMGPHLGLEPGNGGGVINLSAFDPTLPKTMIEFLGQGEAALSVAKRALAAQLPVLPRSDVTFLAPVTRPDKVVCVGMNYVDHCKEQNVPVPKEPIIFSKFSSSIVGPYDEVVLPPESQEVDWEVEMAVVIGKKGKHIKATDAMAHVAGFTVAHDVSARDWQMRRNGKQWLLGKTFDTFCPLGPALVTKDSVAGDVILTGTPPGVGVFRKPPVFLKKGDEVQCEIEELGVIVNKVV is encoded by the exons ATGCTGGTCTCTGGTAGAAGGCGGCTCGCGGCTCTGCTGCAGGCTCAGCCTTGGCCCTTTCAGCCCTCCAGAGACATGAGACTGGTGCAGTTCCAGGCACCCCACCTGATGGGACCTCATCTGGGCCTGGAGCCAGGGAATGGTGGAGGTGTCATCAACCTCAGCGCCTTTGACCCCACACTGCCCAAGACGATGATAGAGttcctggggcagggagaggccgCGCTCTCAGTGGCAAAGAG AGCCCTGGCTGCCCAGTTGCCAGTCCTGCCACGGTCAGACGTGACATTCCTGGCCCCAGTTACACGGCCAGACAAGGTGGTGTGCGTGGGCATGAACTATGTGGACCACTGCAAAGAGCAGAACGTGCCCGTGCCCAAGGAGCCCATCATCTTCAGCAAGTTTTCCAGCTCCATCGTGGGGCCCTACGACGAGGTCGTCCTCCCTCCTGAGAGTCAG GAGGTGGACTGGGAGGTGGAGATGGCTGTGGTCATTGGAAAGAAAGGCAAGCACATCAAG GCCACAGATGCCATGGCCCATGTGGCTGGCTTCACTGTGGCACATGACGTGAGTGCTCGCGACTGGCAAATGAGACGCAATGGAAAGCAGTGGCTGCTGGGAAAAACCTTTGACACCTTCTGCCCCCTGGGCCCTGCCTTGGTGACCAAGGACAGTGTAGCAG GGGACGTCATCCTGACCGGGACCCCCCCAGGTGTTGGTGTATTCAGAAAACCTCCTGTCTTTCTCAAG AAGGGCGATGAAGTCCAGTGTGAGATCGAGGAACTAGGTGTCATCGTCAACAAGGTGGTGTGA
- the FAHD2A gene encoding fumarylacetoacetate hydrolase domain-containing protein 2A isoform X2 produces the protein MRLVQFQAPHLMGPHLGLEPGNGGGVINLSAFDPTLPKTMIEFLGQGEAALSVAKRALAAQLPVLPRSDVTFLAPVTRPDKVVCVGMNYVDHCKEQNVPVPKEPIIFSKFSSSIVGPYDEVVLPPESQEVDWEVEMAVVIGKKGKHIKATDAMAHVAGFTVAHDVSARDWQMRRNGKQWLLGKTFDTFCPLGPALVTKDSVADPHNLKICCRVNGEVVQSSNTNQMVFKTEELIAWVSQFVTLFPGDVILTGTPPGVGVFRKPPVFLKKGDEVQCEIEELGVIVNKVV, from the exons ATGAGACTGGTGCAGTTCCAGGCACCCCACCTGATGGGACCTCATCTGGGCCTGGAGCCAGGGAATGGTGGAGGTGTCATCAACCTCAGCGCCTTTGACCCCACACTGCCCAAGACGATGATAGAGttcctggggcagggagaggccgCGCTCTCAGTGGCAAAGAG AGCCCTGGCTGCCCAGTTGCCAGTCCTGCCACGGTCAGACGTGACATTCCTGGCCCCAGTTACACGGCCAGACAAGGTGGTGTGCGTGGGCATGAACTATGTGGACCACTGCAAAGAGCAGAACGTGCCCGTGCCCAAGGAGCCCATCATCTTCAGCAAGTTTTCCAGCTCCATCGTGGGGCCCTACGACGAGGTCGTCCTCCCTCCTGAGAGTCAG GAGGTGGACTGGGAGGTGGAGATGGCTGTGGTCATTGGAAAGAAAGGCAAGCACATCAAG GCCACAGATGCCATGGCCCATGTGGCTGGCTTCACTGTGGCACATGACGTGAGTGCTCGCGACTGGCAAATGAGACGCAATGGAAAGCAGTGGCTGCTGGGAAAAACCTTTGACACCTTCTGCCCCCTGGGCCCTGCCTTGGTGACCAAGGACAGTGTAGCAG ATCCACACAACTTAAAGATCTGCTGCCGAGTGAATGGGGAGGTGGTCCAGAGTAGCAACACCAACCAGATGGTGTTTAAGACAGAAGAGCTAATAGCCTGGGTCTCCCA GTTCGTCACTCTTTTCCCAGGGGACGTCATCCTGACCGGGACCCCCCCAGGTGTTGGTGTATTCAGAAAACCTCCTGTCTTTCTCAAG AAGGGCGATGAAGTCCAGTGTGAGATCGAGGAACTAGGTGTCATCGTCAACAAGGTGGTGTGA